In a single window of the Acyrthosiphon pisum isolate AL4f chromosome X, pea_aphid_22Mar2018_4r6ur, whole genome shotgun sequence genome:
- the LOC115034599 gene encoding uncharacterized protein LOC115034599, translating to MEVIKSNKGGNKICWRGYTYIMKHQGRKRLTWRCKKESSLKCRGTMYTDLNIGHPQIGKVHSHIADKHEVNAIKCTYKMKEAAKRTKTNPAEIYAENVKNLDPQSQARIPPEPIMKRTIRNQRKTEHPASGTSIEGEWCTTGNPDNKRLLLVDDGDENRLVIFATDEGLQNLSKSNEWYMDGNFALSPKGFMQLYVIRVQINGIFVTAVYCLLTKKTQSTYERMLNCLMEKCAEKNIFLDPMYIHVDFEKAVINAIKIVIGEHVEVNGCFYHLTQATHRHIQKMGLTNEYKSDEEFSAFCRQLDALAFLPLCDVAEGMVYLKSIMPEKGSAILEYFDNTYVTGTFRRINSTQDNCIRLRNCPPLFPPHVWNVHNITLNDGDRTNNETEGWNHRFSKIVGHCHPSIWVLITKIRLEVANDETKLAQNAFGTLPRKKKSKIYAELQNKLKNICNEYSRGERDIPNFLKAIAYTIRYLWFLKTIIIYL from the exons ATGGAAGTTATTAAGTCTAACAAAGGTGGGAACAAAATTTGTTGGAGaggttatacatacataatgaaACATCAAGGACGCAAAAGATTAACGTGGAGATGTAAAAAAGAAAGTTCATTGAAATGTCGCGGAACAATGTACACGGACTTAAATATTGGACATCCTCAAATTGGAAAAGTTCATAGTCATATAGCTGATAAACACGag GTAAATgctataaaatgtacatataaaatgAAAGAAGCGGCCAAAAGAACTAAAACGAATCCAGCGGAAATATATGCCGAAAATGTGAAGAATTTAGACCCACAATCACAAGCTAGAATTCCACCTGAACCTATAATGAAAAGAACAATACGTAATCAGAGAAAAACGGAACATCCAGCTAGTGGAACTAGTATAGAGGGAGAGTGGTGTACAACTGGAAATCCGGATAATAAAAGATTACTTTTGGTTGACGATGGTGACGAAAATAGGTTAGTTATTTTTGCAACCGACGAAGGACTTCAAAATTTATCCAAGTCTAATGAATGGTATATGGACGGTAATTTTGCTTTGTCACCTAAAGGTTTTATGCAGCTTTATGTAATAAGAGTACAAATTAATGGTATTTTTGTTACTGCCGTTTATTGCTTGCTCACTAAAAAAACACAGTCTACTTACGAGCGAATGTTAAACTGTTTAATGGAAAAATGTgcagagaaaaatatttttcttgaccCTATGTACATACAtgttgattttgaaaaagcagttataaatgcaataaaaatagttataggtGAACACGTAGAGGTGAATGGTTGTTTTTATCATCTCACACAAGCAACACATCGTCACATTCAAAAAATGGGATTAACAAATGAATATAAATCAGACGAAGAATTTTCTGCATTTTGCCGACAATTGGACGCGTTAGCATTTTTACCATTATGTGATGTAGCTGAAGGAATggtatacttaaaaagtataatgCCAGAAAAAGGTTCagctatattagaatattttgacAACACTTATGTGACCGGTACATTTAGGAGAATTAATTCGACACAAGATAATTGCATACGCTTGCGGAATTGCCCACCCTTATTTCCACCTCACGTATGGAATGTCCATAATATCACATTGAACGATGGTGATCGGACTAATAATGAAACTGAGGGATGGAATCATAGATTTTCAAAGATAGTGGGACATTGCCATCCCTCTATATGGGTATTGATAACGAAAATACGACTGGAGGTAGCGAATGACGAAACAAAATTAGCTCAAAATGCATTTGGAACAttaccaagaaaaaaaaaatcaaagatttATGCagaattacaaaacaaattaaaaaatatatgcaatgaATATTCAAGGGGGGAAAGAGATATTCCAAATTTTTTAAAGGCAATAGCATATACTATACGATATTTgtggtttttaaaaactattattatttatttataa